In Molothrus aeneus isolate 106 chromosome 25, BPBGC_Maene_1.0, whole genome shotgun sequence, one DNA window encodes the following:
- the FOXJ1 gene encoding forkhead box protein J1 — translation MAWPGQALKAKGKLKCVEEDLDDSLPDLMWLRDFTVAQTGLPQLYSGSDPQDCYTMSESLFSLADFESPCSPLAADPACKGTRHTPCTPVSSSTSSSTHHDPAVPPHLAGDIDYKTNPHVKPPYSYATLICMAMEASNKPKITLSAIYKWITDNFCYFRHADPTWQNSIRHNLSLNKSFIKVPRQKDEPGKGGFWKLDPYYANRLKYGTYKKRRMSPVQIHPAFSGRVQTEARHVGSPASSSCSSNNLLEANVASQQLLKEFEESTSSQSWSPVGTNAGQKRKQPSPLPTAKAARLPSSALMTQEEQTELGSLKGVFDWETVFNTNLNGDFSTLVDMELPPSVNPVTCDLDWTGQGQHVECPQGQEQVVTESNQYSLDFNETLMATTFLEHPWDEGTNDYLSNCVNIDQVFEDIDASLLADVINLSSLARLL, via the exons ATGGCGTGGCCAGGCCAAGCACTGAAAGCCAAGGGCAAATTGAAGTGCGTGGAGGAAGACCTGGATGACAGCCTGCCAGACCTCATGTGGCTGAGGGACTTCACAGTGGCCCAGACTGGCCTGCCTCAGTTATACTCCGGCTCAGACCCGCAGGACTGTTACACCATGAGTGAGAGTCTGTTCAGCCTGGCTGATTTCGAGTCGCCGTGCTCGCCCCTGGCCGCTGACCCGGCCTGCAAGGGCACACGCCACACCCCCTGCACGCCCgtctcctcctccacctcctccagcaCGCACCACGACCCGGCTGTGCCCCCTCATCTGGCAGGGGACATCGACTACAAGACCAACCCTCACGTCAAGCCACCCTACTCGTACGCCACCCTCATCTGCATGGCCATGGAAGCCAGCAATAAACCCAAAATCACCCTCTCTGCCATCTATAAGTGGATTACTGACAACTTCTGCTACTTCCGACACGCTGATCCCACCTGGCAG AACTCCATCAGGCACAACCTGTCCTTGAACAAGTCCTTCATCAAGGTGCCTCGACAGAAAGACGAGCCGGGGAAAGGTGGATTTTGGAAGCTGGACCCCTACTATGCCAACCGGCTCAAGTACGGGACCTACAAGAAGCGGAGGATGTCCCCGGTGCAGATCCACCCGGCCTTCTCTGGGAGAGTCCAGACAGAGGCACGGCACGTTGGcagcccagcctcctcctcctgcagctccaacaACCTCCTGGAGGCCAACGTGGCATCGCAGCAGCTGCTCAAAGAGTTTGAGGAAAgcaccagcagccagagctggagccCCGTGGGTACCAACGCGGGGCAGAAGCGCAAGCAGCCCTCGCCCCTGCCCACGGCCAAGGCGGCCCggctgcccagctcagccctgatgACCCAGGAGGAGCAGACTGAGCTGGGCTCCCTGAAAGGTGTCTTTGACTGGGAAACTGTCTTTAACACCAACCTCAATGGAGACTTCTCCACTCTGGTGGATATGGAGCTCCCACCTTCCGTCAACCCTGTCACGTGTGACCTGGACtggacaggacaagggcagcACGTGGAGTGtccccaggggcaggagcaAGTTGTCACTGAATCCAACCAGTACAGCCTGGACTTTAATGAAACCCTCATGGCCACCACTTtcttggagcatccctgggatgAAGGGACAAATGATTACCTCTCCAACTGTGTCAACATCGACCAGGTGTTTGAAGACATCGATGCCTCTTTGCTGGCAGATGTCATCAacctgagcagcctggcacgCCTCTTGTAA